From bacterium, the proteins below share one genomic window:
- a CDS encoding sodium-translocating pyrophosphatase, whose product MAQQAGNNKQREKHRKLKTWVIATLTLALLGLLFAGPQLFAQPGGGQLNAMTGGQPVVAPAGHGSEGGGEAIQLPFGDEAWPPLFIVLGSAFVALAFGAYWLKKTIAQDPGSERMQGVAKAVQEGAMAYLSRQVKTMIPLVIAIGIGLFFLYRAQYEFMGDATAMTLGLGVSIAFVLGVTASYLAGYVGMGVAVRGNVRVAHAALSSFKRALETAFQAGAVSGMFTVGLGLLGATITFMVFQENAMFVLVGFGFGGSLAALFMRVGGGIFTKAADVGADLVGKIEAGIPEDDPRNAATIADNVGDNVGDCAGMAADVFESYEVTLVAAIILAAAVGSTLQHAGFGDMTGANSFTAAFTLKLVIYALLVRAVGVFASIIGVMAVRGKDDPNMNPMKPINTGFYVSSAIATVGFFAVSYSTFGNLPAIPANIPAESMTLAGIINDFWWLAFLATFFGIVLTQVIGKVTEYFTADYYKPVTEIAASAKTGPATLILAGLSEGLESAVWGVVAIAATIYAAFILFPDPAFASYAIALAGLGLLATTGYVLAMDTYGPISDNANGIFEMSGALKNKDGTENKAAHNVVARLDMVGNTTKALTKGFAIATAVIAAVALYRSFIDTVAVKDASILVKNIQVNLPDVFIGLLIGGAVPFLFSSFAIRAVSRAAVQLVEEVRRQFKEIPGIWEYTGVGEYGKPDYAKCVQISTAAAQKELLGPGLLAVFAPILVGFWLGAYALGGFLAGAILVGQLMAVFMSNTGGAWDNAKKKIEDGFLGGKGTDAHKAGIIGDTVGDPLKDTAGPALNPMIKVMNLVAILIAPATVTMFDNPMKWLIVALSLAILTGAVLFSKRGGVQAK is encoded by the coding sequence ATGGCACAACAAGCTGGAAATAACAAACAGCGCGAGAAGCATCGCAAACTCAAGACGTGGGTGATCGCGACGCTCACTCTTGCCCTGTTAGGATTACTGTTCGCCGGACCGCAGTTGTTTGCGCAACCGGGCGGTGGACAATTGAATGCGATGACGGGCGGGCAACCGGTCGTAGCGCCTGCCGGACACGGCAGTGAGGGCGGTGGTGAAGCGATTCAATTACCGTTCGGCGATGAGGCTTGGCCGCCGTTGTTTATCGTACTCGGTTCGGCATTTGTCGCGTTAGCGTTCGGCGCCTATTGGCTCAAGAAAACCATTGCGCAGGACCCCGGCAGCGAACGGATGCAGGGCGTCGCCAAAGCTGTCCAAGAAGGGGCGATGGCGTATTTGTCGCGCCAGGTAAAGACGATGATTCCGTTGGTGATTGCCATCGGTATCGGTCTCTTCTTCCTGTATCGTGCGCAATATGAATTTATGGGTGATGCAACGGCAATGACACTCGGCTTAGGCGTTTCGATTGCTTTCGTGTTAGGTGTCACCGCTTCGTACCTCGCCGGTTATGTCGGAATGGGCGTTGCTGTCCGCGGAAATGTGCGCGTAGCCCATGCCGCGCTTTCGAGCTTCAAGCGGGCGTTGGAAACCGCTTTCCAAGCTGGCGCCGTTTCCGGTATGTTCACCGTTGGTCTTGGTTTGCTCGGTGCGACCATCACCTTTATGGTCTTTCAGGAAAATGCAATGTTCGTACTCGTCGGCTTCGGTTTCGGTGGATCGCTCGCCGCGCTCTTCATGCGCGTTGGCGGTGGTATCTTCACGAAAGCGGCAGACGTTGGTGCGGACTTGGTTGGTAAAATCGAAGCGGGTATTCCCGAAGACGATCCCCGTAACGCCGCAACCATTGCCGATAACGTAGGCGATAACGTAGGTGATTGCGCGGGTATGGCTGCCGACGTATTTGAATCCTACGAAGTTACACTCGTTGCAGCAATCATTCTTGCCGCCGCTGTCGGCAGCACACTGCAACATGCCGGCTTCGGTGATATGACAGGGGCAAATTCGTTTACAGCCGCCTTCACACTAAAGCTCGTCATTTATGCATTACTGGTTCGGGCGGTTGGTGTCTTTGCATCGATTATCGGCGTCATGGCAGTGCGTGGAAAAGACGATCCGAACATGAATCCGATGAAGCCGATTAACACCGGTTTCTATGTCTCTTCTGCCATTGCGACGGTCGGTTTCTTCGCCGTGTCTTATTCGACTTTCGGCAACTTACCGGCAATCCCAGCAAACATTCCAGCGGAGAGTATGACCTTAGCCGGAATCATTAACGATTTCTGGTGGTTGGCATTTCTTGCCACCTTCTTTGGCATCGTGTTAACACAAGTCATTGGTAAAGTGACGGAATACTTTACTGCCGACTATTACAAACCGGTAACTGAAATCGCTGCCTCGGCGAAAACGGGACCCGCTACATTGATTCTTGCCGGTTTGTCCGAAGGTTTGGAATCGGCAGTGTGGGGCGTAGTCGCGATTGCCGCTACGATTTATGCCGCATTTATTTTATTCCCTGATCCGGCGTTTGCGTCCTATGCGATTGCGCTTGCCGGTCTCGGTTTGCTTGCTACGACTGGCTATGTTCTTGCAATGGATACCTACGGGCCGATTTCGGATAATGCGAATGGTATTTTCGAAATGTCCGGCGCATTGAAGAACAAAGACGGCACCGAGAATAAAGCAGCGCACAATGTCGTCGCCCGACTCGATATGGTTGGTAACACGACGAAGGCATTGACGAAGGGCTTTGCGATTGCAACCGCTGTTATTGCGGCAGTGGCATTGTATCGCTCCTTTATCGATACCGTCGCGGTGAAGGACGCATCGATTCTGGTGAAGAACATTCAAGTGAACTTGCCCGATGTATTCATTGGATTACTAATCGGCGGTGCAGTTCCGTTCCTCTTCTCGAGTTTTGCGATTCGTGCGGTATCCCGTGCGGCAGTGCAATTGGTCGAAGAAGTTCGCCGCCAGTTCAAGGAAATTCCCGGGATCTGGGAATACACCGGAGTTGGTGAATATGGTAAACCGGATTATGCAAAGTGCGTTCAGATTTCCACTGCGGCGGCACAGAAAGAATTACTCGGACCGGGCTTGCTTGCAGTGTTCGCTCCGATTCTGGTAGGCTTCTGGCTCGGCGCGTATGCGTTAGGCGGCTTCTTGGCTGGTGCGATTCTGGTCGGTCAATTAATGGCGGTATTTATGTCGAATACCGGCGGTGCGTGGGACAATGCCAAGAAGAAGATTGAAGACGGTTTCTTGGGCGGTAAAGGTACTGACGCGCACAAAGCTGGTATCATCGGCGATACCGTCGGCGATCCCCTCAAGGATACGGCGGGACCGGCATTGAATCCGATGATTAAAGTAATGAATCTCGTCGCGATTTTGATTGCACCAGCAACCGTGACGATGTTCGACAATCCGATGAAGTGGTTGATTGTGGCACTTTCGCTGGCAATTTTAACTGGCGCAGTTCTCTTCTCGAAGCGCGGTGGCGTGCAAGCGAAGTAA
- a CDS encoding T9SS type A sorting domain-containing protein: MFMYIRLSVVLLVSFYCAVSVSHSELLLVPEEYPSISLAVQSVQPYDTISLAPGIYGDTIRPIVSLTIESRYRVSGDTNDIRNTVWNHTLGTTLIVISNKTICFRGLTFSAPGTPMLNRNLLLADSSRVLFEDCRFNGSYSTSTGRIIHLTGLSSLLITRCVFTGTEEFSSQLIRTHFDIEDNIRNSSFTGYPHNTGIRLIELNADTVVFSGCYVKSTGRLGVISGRRWFLIENSFFQYLCEDGIWLFASSERQSYVINCRFDSLIANSEHGDYLFSVNSAYPTGIVFENCIFSNCQTQLVGTSRGLIQGGTIRNSIYRNCEFRNNSMAATPFLHILSRGDMDSCRFIGNSINGSLFGWHFARDTIIIQNCDFIDNHITTFLYQNNTVMYAPNCYWGDPSGPHWVGNPNGLGLELPDNVNPVPWRTTPVFPETGVREPVTTLSPTRYSLSAYPNPFNSTLSIHWSGNNPPLKSITVFDALGRKVHDLPTTDFRGNRLLWKPTHLANGIYYLSVRDEHSVGVSLPVIYLK, encoded by the coding sequence ATGTTTATGTACATTCGTCTTTCCGTAGTTCTTCTGGTTTCTTTCTATTGTGCCGTTAGTGTCTCTCACTCAGAGCTTCTCTTAGTTCCGGAGGAGTATCCAAGTATCTCTCTCGCAGTACAGAGCGTTCAGCCCTACGATACGATCTCATTAGCTCCCGGCATTTACGGTGATACTATTCGACCGATTGTATCACTCACAATCGAATCGCGCTATCGAGTGTCTGGCGATACAAATGATATCCGGAATACAGTTTGGAATCATACCTTAGGTACAACCTTAATCGTAATCTCCAATAAGACAATTTGTTTTCGAGGTTTGACTTTTTCAGCACCGGGGACTCCGATGTTGAATCGAAACCTCCTGTTAGCTGATTCATCGAGAGTTCTTTTCGAGGATTGCCGGTTCAATGGATCCTATTCAACATCGACTGGACGCATCATCCATCTTACTGGTTTAAGCAGTTTATTGATTACAAGATGTGTTTTCACTGGAACGGAGGAATTCAGTTCTCAACTTATCCGCACTCATTTCGACATTGAAGATAATATTCGTAATAGTTCGTTTACAGGTTATCCCCATAACACAGGAATTCGTTTGATTGAGCTAAACGCTGATACTGTAGTCTTTTCCGGTTGCTATGTTAAAAGTACCGGTCGCCTTGGTGTAATAAGCGGACGAAGATGGTTTTTGATCGAGAATTCATTCTTTCAGTACTTATGCGAAGATGGAATTTGGTTGTTTGCTAGTTCGGAACGACAAAGTTATGTCATAAACTGCCGATTCGATTCGCTAATTGCTAATTCTGAACATGGCGATTATTTGTTCAGTGTTAATTCTGCGTATCCAACAGGAATCGTTTTTGAGAATTGTATTTTCTCGAATTGTCAAACTCAATTAGTCGGAACATCCCGGGGTTTGATTCAAGGTGGTACTATAAGAAATTCCATCTACCGGAATTGTGAGTTTAGAAACAACTCGATGGCTGCAACGCCTTTTCTGCATATCCTATCTCGTGGAGATATGGATTCATGCCGCTTCATTGGAAATTCAATCAATGGATCACTCTTTGGTTGGCATTTTGCCCGTGATACAATAATAATCCAAAACTGTGATTTCATCGATAACCACATAACAACTTTCCTCTACCAGAATAATACTGTGATGTATGCCCCCAACTGCTATTGGGGCGATCCCAGTGGTCCCCATTGGGTTGGCAATCCAAATGGACTGGGACTCGAGTTACCAGACAATGTCAATCCCGTTCCATGGCGGACGACACCAGTGTTTCCGGAAACGGGTGTGCGTGAACCGGTAACTACTTTGTCACCAACTCGATACTCGCTGTCGGCGTATCCCAATCCCTTCAATAGTACCCTGTCCATTCATTGGTCGGGCAATAATCCTCCTTTGAAATCGATCACTGTATTCGATGCCTTGGGACGAAAGGTTCATGACTTACCGACCACCGATTTCCGGGGTAATCGACTCTTGTGGAAACCAACTCACCTTGCCAATGGGATTTATTACCTGTCGGTACGTGATGAGCATAGCGTTGGTGTTTCTCTACCTGTGATCTATCTGAAATGA
- a CDS encoding AbrB/MazE/SpoVT family DNA-binding domain-containing protein, translating to MIIDRPILDLLHIKPETPLELSTNGDVLMVRPNRTGARQKQVEKALEEVNRKYGQTLKMLAE from the coding sequence TTGATTATTGATCGTCCGATCCTTGATTTGTTGCATATCAAACCGGAAACGCCGCTCGAACTCTCGACCAATGGCGATGTTCTGATGGTTCGACCGAACCGCACTGGTGCGAGACAAAAACAAGTCGAAAAAGCGCTCGAAGAAGTGAACCGGAAGTATGGACAGACCTTGAAAATGTTAGCCGAATAG
- the ahcY gene encoding adenosylhomocysteinase translates to MDSKLYDVKDLGLAADGKRRILWAEQDMPVLLQLRERYAKEKPLKGMRCACCLHVTAETANLVRTLKIGGAEVFLVASNPLSTQDDVAAALVAEYNIPTMAIKGEDNDSYFRHLHAAIAFDPNVTMDDGCDLVSLMHKEYPEKAAKILGGCEETTTGVIRLKAMAKDGALKYPVIAVNDAKTKNLFDNRYGTGQSTVDGIIRATDVLIAGKFVVVAGYGWCGRGFATRMKGMGANVIVTEIDPIKAIEAAMDGFMVMPMADAAKIGDVFCTLTGNKHVLRPEHFAVMKSGAMMANSGHFDCEIDIPGLEKVAKEKLTNTRKFVDTYIMSDGRKLHLLAEGRLVNLSAAEGHPASVMDMSFSTQALSAEYIKNNAGKLSASVHDVPVETENWISTLKLKSMGITIDELTPEQVEYLAGWSEGT, encoded by the coding sequence ATGGATTCCAAACTATACGATGTCAAAGACCTCGGCCTCGCCGCCGATGGAAAACGCCGCATTCTCTGGGCAGAACAAGATATGCCCGTCCTGCTCCAGTTGCGCGAACGCTATGCGAAAGAAAAACCGCTTAAAGGGATGCGTTGCGCTTGCTGTCTCCACGTCACCGCCGAGACCGCAAATCTCGTCCGCACCCTGAAAATTGGTGGCGCAGAAGTCTTTCTGGTCGCCAGCAATCCGCTCTCCACGCAGGACGACGTCGCCGCTGCCTTAGTCGCCGAATACAACATTCCGACGATGGCAATCAAAGGAGAAGACAACGACTCCTATTTCCGCCACCTCCACGCCGCCATCGCCTTCGATCCGAATGTAACGATGGACGACGGCTGCGATTTGGTTTCACTCATGCACAAAGAATATCCCGAAAAAGCGGCGAAGATTTTAGGCGGTTGCGAAGAGACCACCACCGGCGTTATTCGCTTAAAGGCAATGGCGAAAGACGGCGCACTCAAATATCCCGTGATTGCAGTCAATGATGCGAAGACCAAGAACTTGTTCGATAATCGCTACGGTACCGGACAAAGCACCGTCGACGGCATCATCCGCGCGACCGACGTACTTATCGCCGGTAAATTTGTCGTTGTCGCCGGCTACGGTTGGTGCGGCCGCGGATTCGCCACCCGGATGAAAGGGATGGGCGCGAACGTAATCGTTACCGAAATCGATCCGATCAAGGCGATTGAAGCGGCGATGGACGGCTTCATGGTGATGCCGATGGCGGATGCAGCGAAAATCGGCGATGTCTTCTGCACGTTGACTGGTAACAAACACGTCCTCCGTCCCGAACATTTTGCCGTCATGAAGAGCGGCGCGATGATGGCGAACAGCGGCCACTTCGATTGCGAAATTGATATCCCCGGTCTCGAAAAAGTCGCGAAGGAAAAGCTCACGAATACCCGGAAATTCGTTGACACCTACATCATGTCTGACGGCCGCAAACTGCATCTGCTCGCCGAAGGGCGGTTGGTGAATTTGAGTGCGGCGGAAGGTCACCCGGCATCGGTAATGGATATGAGTTTCTCGACGCAAGCATTGTCGGCAGAGTATATCAAGAACAACGCTGGTAAACTTTCGGCGAGTGTCCACGACGTTCCCGTCGAAACCGAAAATTGGATTTCGACATTGAAACTCAAGTCGATGGGCATCACGATTGATGAACTAACCCCGGAGCAAGTCGAGTACCTCGCCGGCTGGTCGGAAGGCACCTGA
- a CDS encoding T9SS type A sorting domain-containing protein, with product MRHFQLGFTFFVSLLVLLITLPVAQAQDSLNVRHVGSLYDFWDDASDFAVEGNYVYIATDVTGLRILDISDPSSPHEVASFRPQFPITKVQVHDTLAFVSNGNHQVHIVSISSPLAPRYLSHFDAVSSILSFFINDTLLFLACDTNGVRIVSITNPEAPVEVGFFDTAGNTAAICVEGQTTYVADGSNGVRILNTSNPMAPIEVGSFVNGQNYTRIDVKDSIVYAYGTYRLNVLNVRSPSLPVLIQRITVGVNYLKIFFNQSYVYVNTISLNVYQRLPSDSLASLGTMSNFMCHGEIEMRNNHLYDCSISFLNISSFASPTTVETVCNYPLPQNTVLGVTMHDSLAFVSCSEYGLRFVDLVDPEHPQEISHIDAHGSVEDVKVDGNTAFVAEYNFGLSVVDITNPYSPIVLDTLQNNAYCIEIHGDYLFATNGNYLKIFDISRSDSIFETASITRISEYANVYDMAFSNNYLYLTDGWLNTVYCLNVIDPYSPFVDGTFSLTQYGPLGIDADNNYLYISNTRGYEVFNASNPDSIVSVSLLQLNGTSYGLKLADHQLAVSLFNAGIGVVNVWDPSNPYLTGFYRRIDSKMVNLSWMGNHVVCANTYSLDVYDVSDALGVREVIASKPPTEYQLHQNFPNPFNATTTIEYALPNAGRVELKLFDLMGREVSTLVDRMQTPGTYQVKVNSEQLSSGTYFYRLSVGSFVATRKFVVLR from the coding sequence ATGCGACATTTTCAACTTGGCTTTACCTTTTTCGTTTCTTTGTTGGTTCTGTTGATTACACTTCCCGTAGCACAAGCGCAGGATAGTCTAAACGTCCGGCATGTGGGGTCCTTGTACGACTTTTGGGATGACGCCTCCGATTTCGCAGTCGAAGGAAATTACGTCTACATTGCTACCGATGTTACCGGTTTACGTATTCTTGACATAAGCGATCCATCTTCTCCGCACGAAGTCGCATCGTTTCGGCCACAGTTTCCGATTACCAAGGTTCAAGTTCACGACACTTTAGCGTTTGTTTCCAATGGCAATCATCAAGTCCACATTGTAAGTATTTCATCGCCACTCGCTCCTCGTTATCTATCGCATTTCGACGCCGTCTCCTCAATTCTGAGTTTTTTCATCAACGATACGCTGCTATTCTTAGCTTGCGATACGAACGGTGTCCGGATTGTTTCGATAACGAATCCGGAAGCGCCGGTCGAGGTAGGATTTTTCGATACAGCTGGTAACACAGCTGCAATTTGCGTCGAAGGACAGACCACATATGTTGCCGATGGAAGTAATGGTGTAAGGATTTTAAATACGTCGAATCCTATGGCTCCGATTGAAGTTGGATCATTTGTAAATGGTCAAAACTACACAAGAATTGATGTGAAAGATAGCATTGTCTATGCTTATGGGACCTATCGTCTCAATGTATTAAATGTCAGGAGTCCGAGTCTGCCTGTTCTAATACAAAGGATTACTGTAGGAGTAAATTACTTAAAAATATTTTTTAATCAATCCTATGTTTATGTAAATACAATCAGTTTAAATGTTTATCAACGTTTACCATCCGATTCGCTTGCTTCATTAGGAACGATGTCAAATTTCATGTGTCATGGAGAAATTGAAATGAGAAATAATCATCTATATGATTGTTCAATAAGTTTCCTAAATATCAGTTCATTCGCTTCTCCTACAACAGTGGAAACTGTTTGTAATTATCCACTACCACAAAACACTGTTTTAGGTGTCACAATGCACGATTCGCTTGCTTTCGTGTCTTGTAGTGAATATGGATTGCGATTTGTAGACCTTGTAGACCCTGAACATCCACAAGAAATTAGTCATATCGATGCACATGGCTCGGTTGAAGACGTAAAAGTAGATGGAAATACTGCATTTGTGGCAGAATATAATTTTGGTCTATCGGTTGTCGATATAACCAATCCCTATTCACCGATAGTTCTTGATACACTGCAGAATAATGCTTATTGTATAGAGATCCATGGTGATTATTTGTTTGCAACTAATGGCAACTATTTGAAGATTTTTGACATAAGCCGTTCTGATTCTATATTTGAAACAGCTTCGATTACACGTATTTCAGAATACGCAAATGTATATGATATGGCTTTCAGTAATAATTATCTTTACCTAACAGATGGCTGGCTAAATACCGTGTATTGCTTAAATGTCATTGATCCGTATTCTCCATTTGTTGATGGTACATTTTCGCTTACACAATACGGTCCGTTGGGTATAGATGCTGACAACAATTATTTATATATATCAAATACTCGCGGATATGAAGTGTTTAATGCATCCAATCCCGATTCTATTGTATCGGTTAGTTTGCTGCAGCTTAACGGAACAAGTTATGGTTTAAAATTGGCTGACCATCAACTTGCCGTATCGTTATTTAACGCAGGAATTGGGGTAGTTAATGTATGGGATCCTTCCAATCCCTATCTTACCGGATTCTATCGTCGAATTGACAGTAAAATGGTTAACCTGTCCTGGATGGGAAATCATGTTGTATGCGCGAACACATATTCACTCGATGTATACGATGTGAGCGATGCGCTCGGAGTACGTGAAGTTATCGCCAGCAAACCGCCCACCGAGTATCAATTACACCAAAATTTCCCCAACCCATTCAATGCTACGACTACCATCGAATACGCACTTCCGAATGCGGGCAGAGTCGAGTTGAAATTGTTCGATCTCATGGGACGAGAAGTCTCAACGTTAGTCGATCGAATGCAAACGCCCGGTACTTATCAAGTAAAAGTGAATTCGGAGCAGTTATCCTCAGGGACATACTTCTATCGCCTCTCCGTCGGTTCATTCGTCGCGACTCGCAAATTTGTCGTGTTGCGATAA